A single genomic interval of Helianthus annuus cultivar XRQ/B chromosome 6, HanXRQr2.0-SUNRISE, whole genome shotgun sequence harbors:
- the LOC110944946 gene encoding uncharacterized protein LOC110944946: protein MASGSMKGMTSKFNKLEKFEGQDFSRWQKKMHFLLTTLKVVHVLTTPIPEILVEGNLEQIRKRSKWENDNYICLGHILNGMSDPLFDVYQNVETAKLLWDTLEAKYMAEDSSSKKFLVSNFNNYRMVDERPVMEQYNELLRILGQFAQHDMKMDESISVSSIIDKLPPSWKDFKHNLKHQKGE from the coding sequence ATGGCAAGCGGATCGATGAAGGGTATGACAAGCAAGTTTAACAAACTGGAGAAGTTCGAAGGGCAAGACTTCAGCAGATGGCAGAAGAAGATGCACTTTCTTCTGACTACGTTGAAGGTTGTGCACGTGTTGACTACTCCAATCCCGGAGATACTGGTGGAGGGCAATCTGGAGCAAATCAGGAAGAGGTCAAAGTGGGAGAACGACAATTATATATGTCTTGGCCACATTCTGAATGGTATGTCTGATCCCTTATTTGATGTTTATCAAAATGTTGAAACTGCAAAGTTACTGTGGGACACGTTGGAAGCCAAATACATGGCAGAAGATTCTTCTAGTAAGAAGTTTCTTGTTAgtaatttcaataattacagaatgGTTGATGAAAGGCCTGTCATGGAACAGTACAATGAATTGTTAAGAATTCTGGGGCAATTTGCCCAACATGATATGAAGATGGATGAATCCATCTCTGTTTCGAGTATCATTGATAAGTTACCTCCTTCCTGGAAAGATTTTAAACATAATCTGAAACATCAGAAAGGAGAGTGA